One Rutidosis leptorrhynchoides isolate AG116_Rl617_1_P2 unplaced genomic scaffold, CSIRO_AGI_Rlap_v1 contig47, whole genome shotgun sequence DNA segment encodes these proteins:
- the LOC139883899 gene encoding uncharacterized mitochondrial protein AtMg00810-like, which translates to MAWNEPHGNTSMIAWWYMHDGMGIGLSQRKFILEIILEAGLSGCKPAIILVEHNRKLTTHEYDMISSLSIDDPLLKDSSAYQRLVGKLIYLTMTRPNICYVVQILSQFMHSLKQFHMNVTLKVVKYLKGCLGLGIFLSWECKKKMTSFCDTYYATCQMTRRSIIGFCIKLGDLLISWKMKK; encoded by the exons ATGGCATGGAATGAACCTCATGGAAATACAAGCATGATTGCATGGTGGTATATGCATGATGGCATG GGTATCGGTCTTAGCCAGAGGAAATTCATCCTAGAAATCATTTTAGAAGCGGGATTGTCAGGGTGTAAGCCAGCTATCATACTAGTTGAACATAATAGAAAGCTGACTACTCATGAGTATGACATGATTTCCTCTTTATCTATTGATGACCCTTTGCTCAAGGATTCATCGGCATATCAGAGGCTTGTTGGGAAGTTGATATATCTTACAATGACAAGACCCAACATTTGCTATGTGGTGCAAATTCTAAGTCAATTCATGCATAGTCTGAAGCAGTTTCATATGAATGTAACTCTGAAAGTTGTAAAATATCTTAAGGGATGTCTTGGACTTGGAATATTCTTATCTTGGGAGTGCAAGAAGAAAATGACATCTTTTTGTGATACATATTATGCTACTTGCCAAATGACCAGAAGATCCATCATTGGTTTTTGCATTAAATTGGGAGATTTGTTGATTTCATGGAAAATGAAGAAATAG
- the LOC139883901 gene encoding uncharacterized protein yields MASMLAPGLMEGQSNTRPPYFDGKDYNIWKNKMKAFLRSKDPLEWDVVEKGITPTTASVSERGKETEESSGMSQEEITKRQTLDAKAIYSLYCALSPTEYNRISSCGTAKEVWDRLHITYEGTNRVKETRINILLGQYEAFRMKPEESISDMFSRFTDIVNGLENQGQPTSDPMKVNKLLRGLSRDWNHIKTSIRETQRIMPLSVDELIGTLQSYEVERINEDEDPKGKKSIALKSNDDYDDTDSEDDMDDEELALMITRFRKLNRKGRRFNSKKQSFQRQQTKSVDDEEPNKDVVCFECKKKGHIRPNCPLLKKKKGKAETWSDTECEESDNEYANLCLMAQSDSDSGSNSGSDLDSEFEAILRLLSKEFPNKKKKENSALKQKENVLVERVKSLDLSVSILKENEENLLKENVFLKTDLSNISKKFSIGSEKLEKILSAQRPYFNKSGLGMTEETIPLIDFPKVKERIKKRPSSEVYKNHFKKVSVKPVGRNALRCSKCNSPDHFEKECPMVWKPVKKVWANTIYLTNTKGPKKIWIFFQEGTCSGISKDSTQSFMGRRHGNIYLLDVKPNESQCLISIQDEASLWHKKLGHVNMKQLAKISSKQLVRGLPKLPYQKTESCTPCILGKQLLHMDLFGPTRTQSIGGKKYCLVIVDDYSRFTWVQNEKGCVISSIRTDHGGEFENQDFTKFCDEFGFKHVFSSPYTPQQNGVVERKNRSLQEMARTLLIESKISSQFWAEAVSIACYIINRVFLRSILQKTPYELFKEKKPIVSYFHVFGCKCFILKNAKDRVGKFEERSDEGIFLGYSTSSKAFRVYNKKRQSVEESMNVKFQDSTQDESSQTHQEESEPAPDPPKSTTQEASQTLENQHQVVSEDPNKERDHQPDKSTSNWKHKSSHPKDLIIGEINEGIRTRSKRREESSAVALVSEIEPNSIEEALSDESWIEAMQEELRQFSINDVWELTSQPKGKTVIGAKWVFRNKMNEKGKVVRNKARLVAKGYTQE; encoded by the exons ATGGCTAGTATGCTGGCACCAGGGCTGATGGAAGGGCAAAGCAATACCAGACCACCCTACTTTGATGGAAAGGATTACAACATCTGGAAGAACAAGATGAAAGCTTTTCTACGATCAAAGGATCCTCTGGAATGGGACGTTGTAGAAAAAGGAATTACTCCTACCACTGCATCAGTCTCTGAAAGAGGAAAAGAAACTGAAGAATCCAGCGGAATGTCTCAGGAAGAAATAACCAAGAGACAAACACTCGATGCAAAAGCAATTTACTCCTTATATTGTGCTTTATCACCAACTGAATATAATAGAATATCTTCTTGTGGTACAGCAAAAGAAGTTTGGGACAGATTGCATATCACCTATGAAGGAACAAATCGAGTGAAGGAAACAAGAATCAACATTCTTCTTGGTCAATACGAAGCCTTCAGAATGAAACCAGAAGAATCAATATCTGACATGTTTAGTCGTTTTACAGATATTGTGAATGGTCTTGAAAATCAAGGTCAACCAACTTCTGATCCCATGAAGGTAAACAAGCTACTGCGTGGACTCTCCAGGGATTGGAATCACATAAAGACTTCGATAAGAGAGACGCAGAGAATTATGCCACTATCTGTTGACGAGCTGATTGGAACTCTTCAGTCTTATGAAGTGGAAAGGATCAATGAAGATGAAGATCCAAAAGGTAAGAAATCCATTGCATTAAAAtcaaatgatgattatgatgatacagATTCCGAAGATGATATGGACGATGAGGAGCTTGCTCTCATGATAACAAGATTCAGAAAGCTAAACAGAAAAGGAAGAAGGTTCAACTCAAAGAAACAAAGCTTTCAAAGACAGCAGACCAAGTCTGTTGATGATGAAGAACCAAATAAAGATGTAGTCTGCTTTGAATGCAAGAAAAAGGGACACATCAGACCCAACTGTCCTCttctgaagaagaagaaaggaaaagCTGAAACCTGGAGTGATACTGAGTGTGAAGAAAGTGATAATGAATATGCCAATCTATGTCTGATGGCACAATCAGACTCAGACTCTGGATCAAACTCAGGATCAGACTTAGACAGTGAATTTGAGGCAA TCTTAAGACTTCTCTCAAAAGAATttccaaacaaaaaaaaaaaagaaaactcaGCTCTAAAACAAAAGGAAAATGTTTTAGTAGAAAGAGTTAAAAGTCTAGACTTGTCTGTTTCCATTCTTAAAGAAAATGAAGAAAATCTTTTAAAAGAAAATGTTTTTTTAAAAACAGACTTATCAAATATATCAAAGAAATTTTCTATAGGGTCTGAAAAACTTGAGAAAATTCTTTCAGCACAAAGACCTTACTTCAATAAGTCTGGTCTAGGTATGACAGAAGAAACAATTCCCTTGATTGATTTTCCTAAAGTAAAAGAAAGAATTAAGAAAAGGCCATCGAGTGAGGTttacaaaaatcacttcaagaaagtTTCTGTTAAACCTGTAGGAAGAAATGCTCTCAGATGTTCTAAGTGCAACAGTCCGGATCATTTTGAAAAAGAGTGTCCTATGGTATGGAAACCTGTTAAGAAAGTATGGGCTAATACTATTTATCTTACTAACACCAAAGGACCCAagaaaatttgg ATCTTCTTTCAAGAAGGAACATGTTCAGGAATCAGTAAAGACTCTACTCAGTCTTTCATGGGTCGAAGACATGGAAATATCTATCTTCTGGATGTGAAACCTAATGAATCGCAATGCCTTATCTCAATTCAAGACGAAGCAAGCTTATGGCACAAAAAGCTTGGTCATGTCAACATGAAGCAATTAGCCAAAATCTCATCAAAGCAGCTTGTTCGAGGTCTACCCAAATTGCCATACCAAAAGACTGAGTCATGCACTCCATGTATTCTGGGAAAGCAG TTGCTGCATATGGATCTCTTCGGACCAACCAGAACTCAGAGTATTGGGGGTAAGAAGTATTGCCTAGTAATTGTTGATGATTACTCCCGTTTTACTTGG gttcaaaatgaaAAAGGATGTGTTATCTCTAGTATAAGAACAGATCATGGAGGTGAATTTGAAAATCAAGATTTTACAAAATTCTGTGATGAATTTGGCTTTAAGCATGTGTTCTCCTCTCCATATACTCCTCAGCAAAATGGAGTTGTGGAAAGAAAGAACAGATCTCTTCAAGAAATGGCTAGAACTCTTTTAATTGAAAGTAAAATTTCTTCTCAATTTTGGGCTGAAGCTGTTTCAATAGCTTGCTATATCATCAATAGAGTCTTCTTAAGATCTATTCTTCAGAAAACCCCTTATGAGTTATTCAAAGAAAAGAAGCCTATTGTTTCATACTTTCATGTATTCGGTTGCAAATGTTTTATACTGAAAAATGCAAAAGATCGAGTTGGTAAGTTTGAAGAAAGATCAGATGAAGGTATCTTTCTTGGATATTCTACATCAAGCAAAGCCTTCAGAGTCTATAACAAGAAGAGACAGTCTGTAGAGGAGTCAATGAATGTCAAATTTCAAGACTCAACGCAAGATGAATCAAGTCAGACTCATCAAGAAGAGTCTGAACCTGCTCCAGACCCTCCAAAGTCTACAACTCAAGAAGCATCTCAGACTCTGGAAAACCAGCATCAGGTTGTTAGTGAAGATCCAAATAAAGAAAGAGATCATCAACCAGACAAATCAACAAGTAACTGGAAGCATAAGTCCAGTCATCCCAAAGATCTTATAATTGGCGAAATTAATGAAGGAATTCGCACAAGATCCAAAAGGCGAGAAGAGTCTAGTGCTgtggcactcgtttctgaaattgAACCAAATAGCATAGAAGAAGCTTTATCTGATGAAAGCTGGATTGAAGCTATGCAAGAAGAGCTCAGACAGTTCAGCATAAATGATGTCTGGGAATTGACATCCCAACCAAAAGGTAAAACTGTTATTGGAGCCAAATGGGTGTTCAGAAACAAGATGAACGAGAAAGGAAAAGTCGTACGAAATAAAGCAAGACTCGTGGCCAAGGGATATACGCAAGAATAA
- the LOC139883902 gene encoding GDSL esterase/lipase 4-like: MCSESQNANLASKQPQKVFTLPIYDVICLARRGKSYQEPSSSQVTCLSHPSIGTNPKRRLIVRPKFAMSAPDLHILFVAVFASILLLSRCDIDRPQHDVALFIFGDSLYDAGTNNYINTTASYRANFPPYGETFFRYPTGRFTNGRLMVDFIAEYAKLPPIPSYLQQKNGEFVGGANFASGGAGALPETHQGYVVDLGTQLKQFEKLVKDLKRKLGDEKAKRMVSEGVYMVSIGANDYIYPVVNNPALFQSISMEDYVGMVVGNISTVLEGIYKVGARKFGFLAVPPVGCLPALRLVTGNGSCLRPAIKLTKLHNVAFPATLAKLESQLQGFKYSLFDVYTSWIERIQYPSKYGFKEGKSACCGSGPYGGNNSCGGMRGVKEYSLCPNPKEYVFFDSYHPTERVHQQFAQLMWSGRLRTTKPYNLEALFKHGNI, from the exons ATGTGTAGCGAGAGTCAGAATGCAAATTTGGCAAGCAAACAGCCCCAGAAAGTTTTTACCCTGCCAATTTATGACGTCATATGTTTGGCCAGAAGAGGGAAGAGCTACCAGGAGCCTTCCTCATCCCAAGTTACGTGTTTAAGTCACCCAAGCATCGGTACAAATCCCAAGAGACGCCTCATCGTCCGACCCAAGTTCGCCATGTCGGCTCCGGATCTCCACATCCTTTTCGTTGCCGTCTTCGCCAGCATTCTCCTCTTGTCTCGCTGCGACATTGATCGACCACAACATGACGTCGCTCTGTTCATCTTCGGCGACTCACTCTACGACGCTGGGACCAATAACTACATAAACACTACTGCGTCTTACAGGGCAAACTTCCCTCCTTATGGCGAGACTTTCTTCCGCTATCCGACTGGCAGATTCACTAACGGCCGTCTTATGGTTGATTTTATTG CTGAATATGCGAAGCTACCACCGATCCCATCATATCTCCAGCAAAAGAACGGCGAATTTGTGGGAGGGGCGAATTTCGCATCTGGTGGAGCTGGCGCTTTACCCGAAACTCACCAAGGATAT GTGGTGGATCTCGGGACTCAGCTCAAGCAGTTCGAGAAACTGGTGAAGGATCTGAAGAGGAAGCTGGGGGACGAGAAGGCAAAGAGAATGGTTTCGGAGGGCGTTTACATGGTCAGCATCGGAGCCAACGATTACATTTACCCGGTTGTCAACAATCCAGCTCTGTTTCAGTCCATTTCTATGGAGGATTACGTGGGGATGGTGGTTGGCAACATTAGCACTGTCCTTGAG GGTATATATAAAGTTGGAGCAAGAAAATTTGGGTTTTTGGCAGTTCCACCTGTTGGGTGCCTCCCAGCCCTTCGATTGGTAACCGGAAATGGTTCTTGTTTGAGACCGGCCATCAAGCTAACGAAGCTTCACAACGTAGCTTTTCCCGCGACTCTCGCCAAGCTAGAGTCTCAATTGCAGGGATTCAAGTACTCCCTCTTTGACGTGTACACTTCCTGGATTGAAAGAATCCAATACCCATCAAAATATG GTTTCAAGGAAGGGAAATCGGCGTGTTGCGGCTCGGGTCCCTACGGGGGGAACAATAGCTGCGGAGGCATGAGAGGGGTGAAAGAGTACTCGTTGTGCCCTAATCCCAAGGAGTATGTGTTCTTCGATTCCTACCATCCAACTGAGAGAGTTCATCAGCAATTTGCGCAGTTGATGTGGAGTGGACGTTTGCGCACAACCAAGCCTTATAATTTGGAAGCATTGTTCAAACATGGGAACATTTGA